One window from the genome of Nicotiana tomentosiformis chromosome 5, ASM39032v3, whole genome shotgun sequence encodes:
- the LOC104118824 gene encoding copper transport protein ATX1-like isoform X1 yields MSQQTVVLKVGMSCQGCVGAVNRVLGKMEGVESYDIDIKEQKVTVKGNVEPEAVFQTVSKTGKKTSFWEAEAPAPAPTEPETKPVEAKPTEEKPADTAAEPEAKPADEKPAEAVAAA; encoded by the exons ATGTCTCAG CAGACAGTTGTTCTCAAGGTTGGCATGTCATGCCAAGGTTGTGTAGGAGCTGTGAACAGGGTTTTGGGGAAAATGGAAG GTGTTGAATCTTATGACATCGATATTAAGGAGCAAAAAGTAACAGTAAAGGGAAATGTGGAGCCAGAAGCTGTTTTCCAGACTGTTTCAAAGACTGGAAAGAAGACTTCTTTCTGGGAAGCAGAAGCACCAGCACCCGCACCAACTGAACCCGAAACAAAGCCCGTTGAAGCAAAGCCTACAGAAGAAAAGCCCGCAGATACAGCAGCTGAACCCGAAGCAAAGCCCGCAGACGAAAAGCCTGCAGAAGCTGTTGCTGCAGCCTGA
- the LOC104118824 gene encoding copper transport protein ATX1-like isoform X2, whose translation MSQTVVLKVGMSCQGCVGAVNRVLGKMEGVESYDIDIKEQKVTVKGNVEPEAVFQTVSKTGKKTSFWEAEAPAPAPTEPETKPVEAKPTEEKPADTAAEPEAKPADEKPAEAVAAA comes from the exons ATGTCTCAG ACAGTTGTTCTCAAGGTTGGCATGTCATGCCAAGGTTGTGTAGGAGCTGTGAACAGGGTTTTGGGGAAAATGGAAG GTGTTGAATCTTATGACATCGATATTAAGGAGCAAAAAGTAACAGTAAAGGGAAATGTGGAGCCAGAAGCTGTTTTCCAGACTGTTTCAAAGACTGGAAAGAAGACTTCTTTCTGGGAAGCAGAAGCACCAGCACCCGCACCAACTGAACCCGAAACAAAGCCCGTTGAAGCAAAGCCTACAGAAGAAAAGCCCGCAGATACAGCAGCTGAACCCGAAGCAAAGCCCGCAGACGAAAAGCCTGCAGAAGCTGTTGCTGCAGCCTGA
- the LOC104118746 gene encoding peroxidase 5-like yields the protein MVTLSGAHSIGIAHCAVFANRLYPQNNQQNLPIDPEYANFLKSICPPEALTNGTGVANPANLDVLTPNWLDNKYYAALKSKKGLLISDQTLLANPTTAKMVNFNARYGSVWAKKFAAAMIHMGQLDVLTGRKGEIRRNCHFNNLLPSLIL from the coding sequence ATGGTGACCCTATCTGGCGCGCATTCCATTGGCATTGCTCACTGCGCTGTTTTTGCTAACCGCCTTTaccctcaaaacaatcaacaaaatCTGCCAATTGATCCTGAATACGCCAACTTCTTGAAGTCCATTTGCCCGCCAGAGGCGCTTACAAATGGGACAGGAGTCGCGAACCCTGCAAATCTTGATGTCCTGACGCCAAACTGGTTGGATAACAAATACTACGCGGCGTTAAAGAGTAAAAAGGGGCTGTTGATTTCTGATCAGACATTACTGGCCAATCCTACAACTGCCAAAATGGTGAACTTTAATGCAAGATATGGTTCAGTTTGGGCTAAAAAATTTGCAGCTGCAATGATTCACATGGGTCAATTGGATGTCCTCACAGGTCGAAAGGGAGAGATCAGGAGGAATTGCCATTTCAATAATCTTTTGCCTTCCTTAATTTTATAA